The following nucleotide sequence is from Acyrthosiphon pisum isolate AL4f chromosome A2, pea_aphid_22Mar2018_4r6ur, whole genome shotgun sequence.
agcATTAAAGCCTCAGTGAGTccttagattattttattttttttgaatttttgagtcCTTTCATTTTATAGAATAGATTGACatcatgtaataaattaatacagaataaaataaaaaataatctgaaccagagttatttttatacatttatcatttttattacttgaaaacatttaaatacataaattagtattatataatatgttcaaattcaaaaagtgtgatatttgtatacctagttggtattagtattttcctttgtttataaatttacaatatctaTGTTTGTGTATATTAGGCAACTCGTATTGGTAAAATGGTCAATGAATTACGACGTAAAACTTTGGACAAACAGTTGGCCAAACGTGCAAAGGAGCTTGTACAGAGATGGCGTAACTTAATGATAAATAGTGCTCAGGTCATACAACAGGCTAAGCTCCCTTCCTCACAGCCCAATGGCATGCTTAGCAACCATAGTAAAAGACCTATGACTTCACCTGATCAATGTACAGCTCCTCTTAAAGTATGAAACCAtcttataaaatttgtatttcaatattttagtaatatgattattatttttactatatagaaaccaaaattaaatggAATGCCTTCCCTGAGCTCAGCCATCATGTCACCACCAGTTCAAAAAACACCAGAACCTGTACCTAGTCCAGTTAATGAGCCCGACCCAGAACCTGATCCTATTTTAGAACCACAGGGTCCGAAAAAACGTGGCCGTAAAAAAGGGGGTAAAAATTCCTCAAAACTAGGGATAAAACCTACCAATCCTGTGGATTTGGAAAGAATGGTGAGCGTTGGTGCCAGTAAACTGAAAACCACCCAAGAAATAATTGCATCATTGCGAAAGGATGATGAAAATTATCAGTTGGAGGAAAAACCACAAATACCTGTACAAGAGTTCCAGGACGAACCGTCTATAACAAAAGTTGATAAACCTAGTCGACCTAAAGTTGCAGACATCGACCGACAAATACaggaaatatataatagattaccTCCTCTGGACTTAGAAGCCATAGACTGGAGTTCACCTCCACCATCACCTCCACGACCTCCTCTGTCACCTACTGATTTGGTAGACAGAGCTCAAATAGAAGGCGTTACTGGTAATTGGGAAAACAGTGAAACGTTTAGAGAGTGGCACGAGGTCTTAACTAGGGCAAACGATACTGGTGAACCGCTTGTCATACTACCATACGTGATAATTGACTGACAGGGATTTTTTTCTACTAGACTTTGTGATAAAGACATTTCAAGTCTTAACAATGTATAtactaaaagtaaatttttaataataaaattgtaaaaatgaaataaaaataaaaaaattataatatttacatagacATGTATCCGATTACAGAATGtgtcttaaaatgttttatgaaactACTTGTCTTTAAATGCTGTAAAAATGTACTATCTTTACCCATGTATAACTTATTGGAAAACTAATACTGCAATTCCTAGATCAAAGTAAtaatcattgttttatttttcaaatggaaAATTTAATCTGATTTGTTAAGCTAGTCAAAAGAccaagtttaatttataatataataaatgttattatttgtcttgtattttttttttttttttgtacgtaaCAAAGTAAACTTGGGTCAAACTGCAAAATGCAATTTCTTGTGCCTTcattgatgtaattttttttttagcaaatctcatcataaatataatatgatgtttgttaccatataataataaataataataatgtatgtttacaatgattattatttaaagaattgTTCTAAGGTAAAATAGtttgtatataaacatttttttggtcactatcattaattatacatgAACTATTAACTGTGTATAATCAATGCTTTTATTTCATCGTTTAtgttcataatttgttttttaatcaaagAACTTCCTAATTCCCTTATTGTTTTAgctaaatttgttaaattattgtatatatgatttttttcttttgttattattattattattattaattttttttgacctttagttattattattttaatataattggcatataatattcatgaataaaagcatgtatttttttttttttttgtcatagcGCATTTACTTTGGGTACATTTTCTATGTAATAGCTGTTAAACCATATactatgaaaagaaaattttaaatttgtttcacagTATTGTAGTACTTAACAAAGTACtttgttgatataataaaatacaatgattggttcttttttacattttgttttgttattactcatttttcattactattaatatttaataccaacATGATAGTCCATTTGTATTATTGAATACCTAccgatttaataaaaaaattatagaagttTTGTTTTCACCAGAAAACTAACCATGTACCAAACCTATTTTTTAATGAACCCCAAGTTCCCCCCAAtacaaagtgtataatatataggtcaattttattttttaattcaatattctatataaaaatataaagtaggtatctattaatTGGATTTTAAAAGTACCAGCctgttttgtaaaataaaacaaaaaacctgCAATttgatcaaaacaattttacatagttatttatttctaCTTATATTGATGTAGAAGCAGTAATAAAGGAGTTAGTAGCCTAGGGCAACTCCCCCTCTCTACTGGTCTCATTAATCAAAGAACatgtatttcacatttttattaaaactatagagGCAGTAAGGTAGTTAATGTATTAAGCAGAAAGGTTCActcataaagttataatataatatatcataaagttCTATTGCCGCTAGGAGCAGGTGGACCGTGGACAGATTTTGAtgaacacataaaatataatattacgacatttctacaattttgtttttataataataatcatagtcTAAATATTCAGAGACAAGAAATAATTGATCcgtaaacaaaaaacaatattagaaggttgtaggtacctatactccggcccacgagagtccatatgtcagaacgcgcccgtcactgcgcatcggcacgtttccgaatagtgggaatggcatcatggtgggagaaaacagacgtcacgtattactatatgaatgcgcggtttacgtatggactctcgtgggccggagtatactTCAAAATATTGGTTTTCACTTTTCAACACGTTGGATGAAACGGAGTATGTACCACCTACGGCTATACCATAAGGCATAgaccatgacaaattagataggtatcatcacagtattTTGATACGCATTCTCCGCTCTTTACTTCGCCTTTATCGTAGTTTTCCATTTCGTATTGGCtatcaatcatatacatacatattacatattatataacacagaACAAAAACAACCAATGAAAAATGGAGAACTACGACATTGGACTGAGGTGAAGGAGATGCACATACTGCGGATAACTAGTACAattgtgatgatacctatctaatgtGTCATACCATAGATTATAGAGTATTACTCTATGGGCTATACCTATTAATTGACGTGTTCTGTGAACATTACCACGCCAAATCTTGTCCACCGACCACCGTCCGGTATCGACGTAATGCGTCTGCCGagaccatagacatattaataggttaggttagttagtagtttattaatatgtctatgatcGAGACTATGAAGACTAGAGATCTAGTCGAGACAGTGCATTCAAAGATCTG
It contains:
- the LOC100158966 gene encoding mediator of RNA polymerase II transcription subunit 26, translating into MQKTFFDIKHRLLSALDDEYNVTDMSTVFEVISTLEQLPVTTEVLEATRIGKMVNELRRKTLDKQLAKRAKELVQRWRNLMINSAQVIQQAKLPSSQPNGMLSNHSKRPMTSPDQCTAPLKKPKLNGMPSLSSAIMSPPVQKTPEPVPSPVNEPDPEPDPILEPQGPKKRGRKKGGKNSSKLGIKPTNPVDLERMVSVGASKLKTTQEIIASLRKDDENYQLEEKPQIPVQEFQDEPSITKVDKPSRPKVADIDRQIQEIYNRLPPLDLEAIDWSSPPPSPPRPPLSPTDLVDRAQIEGVTGNWENSETFREWHEVLTRANDTGEPLVILPYVIID